From a region of the Vidua macroura isolate BioBank_ID:100142 chromosome 3, ASM2450914v1, whole genome shotgun sequence genome:
- the BPNT1 gene encoding 3'(2'),5'-bisphosphate nucleotidase 1: MASPALLMRVVASAYSVAEKAATIVRNVMSAGDLGIVEKAGPNDLQTKADRLVQMSICASLARKFPKVTIIGEEELPTDDVTEDLIEDGHCEEILKKPCPAQYTGIKEEELVIWVDPLDGTKEYTEGLLDHVTVLIGIAYGGKAIAGVINQPYYNYEAGANAVLGRTIWGVLGMGAFGFQLTEAPAGKHIIVTTRSHSSALVNECITALNPDHVIRVGGAGNKIIQLIEGKASAYVFASPGCKKWDTCAPEAILHAVGGKITDIHGNSFQYNKEVKHMNSAGVLATLRNYDYYASHIPNTVKESLVP; this comes from the exons AtggcttctccagctctcctcaTGCGTGTAGTGGCCTCAGCATATTCTGTTGCAGAAAAAGCTGCAACAATTGTTAGAAATGTGATGTCTGCAGGAGATCTGGGCATAGTGGAGAAG GCTGGACCCAATGACTTGCAGACCAAAGCTGACCGACTGGTACAAATGAGCATTTGTGCTTCCCTGGCACGGAAGTTTCCCAAGGTGACAATCATAGGAGAGGAA GAGCTGCCCACTGATGATGTAACTGAAGATTTAATTGAAGATGGTCACTGTgaagaaatactgaagaaaCCTTGTCCTGCTCAGTACACAGGAATTAAAGAGGAAGAG ctTGTAATATGGGTTGATCCCTTGGATGGAACCAAGGAGTACACGGAAG GTCTCCTTGACCATGTAACGGTTCTTATTGGAATTGCCTATGGAGGCAAAGCAATAGCAGGAGTTATTAACCAGCCATATTATAACTATGAG GCAGGAGCTaatgctgtgctgggcaggacaATTTGGGGAGTGCTGGGCATGGGTGCCTTTGGCTTTCAGCTGACAGAAGCACCTGCTGGCAAACACATCATCGTTACCACCCGCTcccacagcagtgccctggtgAATGAGTGCATCACTGCCTTGAACCCAGACCATGTAATCAGAGTTGGAGGAGCAGGAAACAAG ATCATTCAACTCATAGAAGGCAAAGCATCTGCTTATGTGTTTGCCAGTCCTGGATGCAAGAAGTGGGATACATGTGCACCTGAAGCTATCCTACATGCTGTGGGAG gCAAGATAACTGATATCCATGGAAATTCATTTCAGTATAACAAAGAGGTGAAACACATGAATTCAGCTGGGGTCCTTGCCACTTTGAGAAATTATGACTACTATGCCAGTCATATTCCAAACACTGTGAAAGAATCTCTTGTGCCTTAA